In Oceanispirochaeta sp., a genomic segment contains:
- a CDS encoding PilZ domain-containing protein, with amino-acid sequence MSILYTLLTLFIIASSVPLFLGVRKGLSKVNWVEFYSMGKDAGFSFKEINLLRKVAVVNRHQKPSALFWSVDVLDKSLAGIHKLVDKENDNEEREYLEYLLKKLYSYRKSVEFKKPRYNRGLETTFDIAINQIVKLKVDVLGIYESSVLENNRNYILVTYPKGPPLPVGFSWRDRTLNVYFWRREDAGYFFQSRIMEGYPDRDFKTLRMSHSEVVLRSQKRKSVRTSCKLSAQLYPVKSLKTSNQLPESQPGLRCILQDISEDGAAIMIGGQGKINMCCKLQMELFGKVAVMRGVVRTIDYDRDKNLSVLHIQAEDPDEQSRYLILAFVYDIYRNEQMDDSTVNQNPETFDPGPLNDVPLEESSSVEGSNQDEDLESLETVDEELPSFDFD; translated from the coding sequence ATGAGTATTCTATACACTCTTTTGACATTATTTATAATAGCCTCATCGGTTCCTTTATTTCTGGGTGTCAGAAAAGGTCTGAGTAAAGTTAACTGGGTCGAATTCTATTCCATGGGCAAAGATGCCGGTTTCAGTTTCAAAGAAATCAATCTGCTCCGGAAGGTTGCCGTGGTGAACAGACACCAGAAGCCTTCTGCTCTTTTCTGGTCGGTGGATGTGTTGGACAAATCCCTGGCAGGAATCCATAAGCTTGTTGATAAAGAAAACGATAATGAGGAACGGGAGTACCTGGAATACCTGCTTAAGAAGTTGTACAGCTATCGAAAAAGTGTGGAATTTAAGAAACCCCGGTATAATCGGGGCCTTGAGACCACTTTTGATATAGCGATCAATCAGATCGTCAAGTTGAAGGTGGATGTTCTTGGTATTTATGAGAGCTCTGTCCTCGAAAACAATAGAAATTACATCCTCGTGACCTATCCAAAGGGTCCCCCTCTTCCCGTCGGTTTCAGCTGGCGGGACAGAACCTTGAATGTTTATTTTTGGAGACGTGAGGATGCGGGATACTTTTTTCAATCCCGTATCATGGAAGGCTATCCGGACAGGGACTTTAAAACTCTCAGAATGTCTCATTCTGAAGTTGTTCTAAGAAGTCAGAAAAGAAAGTCAGTCAGGACCAGTTGCAAGCTTTCTGCTCAGTTGTATCCTGTTAAAAGCCTGAAAACATCAAACCAGTTACCTGAGAGTCAGCCGGGACTCCGTTGTATCCTTCAGGATATTTCTGAAGATGGTGCGGCTATCATGATCGGTGGTCAGGGTAAGATAAACATGTGTTGTAAGCTGCAGATGGAACTTTTTGGAAAGGTTGCCGTCATGCGGGGTGTTGTCAGAACCATTGATTATGATCGGGACAAAAACCTTTCAGTTTTGCACATTCAGGCTGAAGATCCGGATGAACAATCCCGCTACCTTATCCTTGCATTTGTGTATGATATTTACCGCAATGAGCAGATGGATGACTCAACAGTAAATCAGAATCCTGAAACCTTTGATCCAGGCCCTCTGAATGATGTTCCCCTGGAAGAGTCTTCCTCTGTGGAAGGGAGTAATCAGGATGAAGATCTGGAATCTCTTGAAACCGTTGACGAGGAACTGCCGTCTTTTGATTTCGATTAA